One window of the Marmota flaviventris isolate mMarFla1 chromosome 2, mMarFla1.hap1, whole genome shotgun sequence genome contains the following:
- the Tfap2c gene encoding transcription factor AP-2 gamma, whose product MLWKITDNVKYEEDCEDRHDASSNGNPRIPHLSSAGQHLYSSAPPLSHTGVAEYQPPPYFPPPYQQLAYSQSADPYSHLGEAYAAAINPLHQPAAAGSQQQAWPGRQSQEGAGLPSHHGRPASLLPHLSGLEGGAVGARRDAYRRSDLLLPHAHALDAAGLAENLGLHDMAHQMEEVQNVDDPHLLGPDQTVIRKGPISMTKNPLGLPCQKELVGAVMNPSEVFCSVPGRLSLLSSTSKYKVTVAEVQRRLSPPECLNASLLGGVLRRAKSKNGGRSLREKLDKIGLNLPAGRRKAAHVTLLTSLVEGEAVHLARDFAYVCEAEFPSKPVAEYLTRPHLGGRNEMATRKNTLLAAQQVCKEFTDLLNQDRTPNGNNRPSLVLETNIQNCLSHFSLITHGFGSQAICAAVSAVQNYIKEALIVIDKSYMNPGDQSPADSNKTLEKMEKHRK is encoded by the exons ATGTTGTGGAAAATAACCGATAATGTCAAGTACGAAGAGGACTGCGAG GATCGCCACGATGCGAGTAGCAACGGGAACCCGCGCATCCCCCACCTCTCCTCGGCCGGGCAGCATCTTTACAGCTCCGCACCGCCGCTGTCCCACACTGGAGTCGCCGAATACCAGCCGCCACCCTACTTTCCACCGCCCTACCAGCAGCTGGCTTACTCTCAGTCGGCAGATCCCTACTCGCATCTGGGCGAAGCCTACGCTGCGGCCATCAACCCCCTGCACCAGCCTGCGGCCGCCGGCAGCCAGCAGCAAGCCTGGCCCGGCCgccagagccaggagggcgccGGCCTGCCTTCGCACCACGGGCGCCCGGCCAGCCTGCTCCCCCACCTCTCCGGGCTGGAGGGCGGCGCCGTGGGCGCCCGCAGGGATGCCTATCGCCGCTCGGACCTGCTGTTGCCCCACGCACACGCCTTGGACGCCGCGGGGCTGGCTGAGAACCTGGGGCTCCACGACATGGCTCACCAGATGGAAGAGGTGCAG AACGTTGACGACCCACACTTGCTTGGGCCCGATCAGACTGTAATCCGCAAAG GTCCCATCTCCATGACTAAGAACCCCCTAGGTCTCCCCTGTCAGAAGGAGCTGGTGGGAGCCGTGATGAATCCCAGTGAAGTCTTCTGCTCGGTTCCGGGAAGACTGTCCCTCCTCAGCTCCACGTCCAAATATAAAGTGACGGTGGCTGAAGTGCAGAGGCGATTGTCACCGCCTGAATGTTTAAATGCCTCACTGCTGGGAGGTGTTCTCAGAAG AGCCAAGTCCAAAAATGGAGGCCGATCTTTGCGGGAGAAGTTGGACAAGATTGGGCTGAATCTTCCGGCTGGGAGACGGAAAGCTGCTCACGTGACCCTCTTGACATCCTTGGTGGAAG GCGAAGCTGTTCACTTGGCCCGGGACTTTGCGTACGTCTGTGAAGCGGAGTTTCCTAGTAAGCCAGTGGCCGAATATTTAACCAGGCCTCACCTGGGAGGGCGGAATGAGATGGCGACGAGGAAGAATACGCTGCTGGCAGCTCA GCAAGTGTGTAAAGAATTCACGGACCTCCTCAATCAAGACCGAACACCCAATGGCAACAACAGGCCCTCCCTGGTCTTGGAAACGAACATACAGAACTGCTTGTCTCATTTCAGCCTGATTACCCACGGGTTTGGCAGCCAGGCCATCTGCGCCGCTGTGTCTGCGGTGCAGAACTACATCAAAGAAGCCCTGATTGTCATAGACAAATCCTATATGAACCCCGGAGACCAGAGTCCCGCAGATTCTAATAAGACCCTGGAGAAAATGGAGAAGCACAGGAAGTAA